A genomic window from Salvelinus alpinus chromosome 10, SLU_Salpinus.1, whole genome shotgun sequence includes:
- the plag1 gene encoding zinc finger protein PLAG1 — MATGTQGHLDHVPDKARLAAATGRRKRAEGGKPRKNFPCQLCEKAFNSVEKLKVHSYSHTGERPYRCSHQDCTKAFVSKYKLQRHMATHSSEKTHKCTYCEKMFHRKDHLKNHLHTHDPNKEAFACQECGKSYNTKLGFKRHLALHAANSGDLTCQVCLQPFASTGLLLEHLKTHAGKSSGGTKEKKHRCEHCERRFYTRKDVRRHMVVHTGRKDFLCQYCAQRFGRKDHLTRHMKKSHARELLRVKTEPADSLDSPFSCGLAGGVKGELATMSTPHRQLQLNLYGGPLLPQHHCPTMPPLDTEPNPPHPFPLKYQLGSNLTSYSVSTLEREQHLKGELETYLMELQSGMPSSSAEGAQLSSASKLELDSQVGSLDETSSDEASLSKISAAAGESLASSSLLDFSQLFNFLPLNSPPYGHQVTAGGGLGGVPFPPEEALSLVQLPPQPLDSHEVTGSGEDVSPLHSLSSSYSSNLSTTTTLPRFHQAFQ; from the exons ATGGCCACGGGAACCCAGGGGCACTTAGACCACGTTCCGGATAAAGCCAGGCTCGCGGCGGCCACAGGGAGGCGCAAGAGAGCGGAGGGGGGCAAGCCCAGGAAGAACTTCCCCTGTCAGCTGTGCGAGAAGGCTTTCAACAGCGTGGAGAAGCTAAAGGTGCACTCCTactcacacacaggagagagaccgtACCGGTGCTCCCATCAGGACTGCACCAAGGCCTTTGTCTCCAAATACAAGCTGCAACG GCATATGGCAACACACTCGTCAGAGAAAACCCACAAGTGTACGTACTGTGAGAAAATGTTCCACCGCAAGGATCACTTGAAGAACCACCTGCACACTCACGACCCCAACAAGGAGGCCTTCGCCTGCCAGGAGTGCGGCAAGAGCTACAACACCAAGCTGGGCTTCAAGCGTCACCTGGCCCTTCATGCGGCCAACAGCGGAGACCTCACCTGCCAGGTGTGCCTTCAGCCATTCGCCAGCACCGGCCTTCTCTTGGAGCACCTTAAGACCCACGCCGGCAAGTCCTCGGGCGGCACCAAAGAGAAGAAGCATCGGTGCGAGCACTGCGAGCGCCGCTTCTACACGCGCAAGGACGTGCGCCGCCACATGGTGGTGCACACAGGCCGCAAGGACTTCCTGTGCCAGTACTGCGCCCAGCGCTTTGGCAGGAAGGACCACCTGACGCGCCACATGAAGAAGAGCCACGCCCGTGAGCTGCTGAGGGTCAAGACGGAGCCGGCCGATTCGCTGGACTCACCCTTCTCCTGCGGGCTAGCCGGAGGCGTCAAGGGCGAGCTGGCCACCATGTCGACGCCGCACAGGCAGCTCCAGCTCAACCTGTACGGTGGCCCTCTGCTGCCCCAGCACCACTGCCCCACCATGCCCCCCCTGGACACAGAGCCCAACCCCCCACACCCCTTCCCCCTAAAGTACCAGCTGGGCTCTAACCTTACCTCATACTCCGTCTCCACTCTGGAGAGGGAGCAACATCTAAAGGGAGAACTGGAGACGTATCTGATGGAACTGCAGAGCGGCATGCCGTCCTCCTCGGCCGAGGGGGCTCAGCTATCCTCCGCCTCCAAACTGGAGTTAGACTCCCAGGTGGGCTCGTTGGACGAGACCTCGTCTGACGAGGCATCTCTGTCCAAAATCTCGGCGGCAGCGGGCGAGTCGCTGGCCTCCTCCTCGTTGCTCGACTTCTCACAGCTCTTCAACTTCCTGCCCTTGAACAGCCCTCCTTATGGGCACCAGGTGACAGCCGGTGGGGGTCTAGGTGGGGTCCCCTTCCCGCCAGAGGAGGCGCTGTCTCTCGTCCAGCTTCCGCCCCAGCCCCTTGATTCTCACGAGGTGACAGGGAGCGGGGAGGATGTAAGCCCCCTCcacagcctctcctcctcctacagCTCTAACCTGAGCACAACCACCACACTGCCCCGCTTTCACCAGGCCTTCCAGTGA
- the chchd7 gene encoding coiled-coil-helix-coiled-coil-helix domain-containing protein 7, with the protein MDKKVRKLRSKDINPCIEESDGSQKCLDANNYDKNMCSAYFLRYKNCRKYWHNIMVNRRRDGVKPDMPTAEERQEILAAIGGKPY; encoded by the exons ATGGACAAAAAAGTGCGCAAGCTTCGAAGTAAAGATATAAACCCATGCATTGAA GAAAGTGATGGCTCTCAGAAATGTTTGGATGCCAATAACTATGATAAGAACATGTGTTCTGCATATTTTCTGAGATACAAAAACTGCAGAAAATACTGG CACAACATCATGGTGAATAGGAGACGAGATGGCGTGAAGCCTGACATGCCCACTGCAGAGGAGCGCCAAGAGATACTAGCTGCCATTGGAGGCAAGCCCTATTGA